A genomic region of Thermodesulfobacteriota bacterium contains the following coding sequences:
- a CDS encoding response regulator — translation MDNETGNIMLVDDEEDFLEMLSLRLRETGENVVTALSGRACLEMLGKQEIDVIVLDIKMPGMDGLETLREIKNRYPLTEVIMLTGHGTIQTAVEGMKRGAFDFLLKPADFEELTAKLNRARQRRQEQLERIRKAETSALLRQSKI, via the coding sequence ATGGATAACGAAACAGGCAACATCATGCTGGTTGATGATGAAGAGGATTTCTTGGAAATGCTGAGCCTGCGGCTCAGGGAAACAGGCGAAAATGTCGTGACGGCCTTGAGCGGTCGCGCCTGTCTGGAAATGTTGGGAAAGCAGGAGATCGACGTCATTGTTCTCGATATCAAAATGCCGGGCATGGACGGCCTTGAAACCCTGCGGGAGATAAAAAACCGGTATCCCCTGACGGAAGTGATCATGCTGACCGGTCACGGTACGATCCAGACGGCCGTTGAAGGCATGAAGAGAGGGGCTTTTGATTTTCTGCTCAAACCAGCGGATTTTGAGGAGTTGACCGCCAAGTTGAACCGTGCCAGGCAGCGGCGGCAGGAGCAACTGGAGCGGATTCGCAAAGCCGAGACCTCCGCCCTGCTGAGACAGAGCAAAATATGA
- a CDS encoding DUF6515 family protein has protein sequence MNRKMFSVILISVCLAAWSYAVSVEARGGGRGGGGFSRGGGGFSRGGGGFSRGGGGSYGSIRNSSRPSTRDVSRPSRDYGSRPSTRDVSGPSAGTRDRSSDRAERASDLTSDQREALRNRAENMTPEQRQALQEKASSLTPDQRDALQSRAENMTPEQRQALQEKASNLTPEQKEQVKSRLESLTPEQKEQLRQKFEDSGLSAEQLPADHKDWSQEDWQDWRDQNREDWQDWYEDEYHDYWDDHYYPVWWYGYPVTTMSYSFYLDDDPPCSRTVVVNNAGGYASTYYHCDSVWYRSTYASGEVRYVVTSPPPGVELDNLTDAYKVMVNGKEYFVSGHAFYQTVTRDGKPVYVLVDPPLGAEVKTIPQYAVEIKHQEQSYYRYDKIFYQRQGDVFVIVANPGV, from the coding sequence ATGAACCGCAAAATGTTTTCCGTCATCCTCATCAGTGTCTGTCTGGCGGCCTGGTCTTATGCTGTTTCCGTTGAAGCCCGGGGCGGCGGACGCGGTGGTGGTGGTTTTTCACGGGGCGGCGGCGGTTTTTCCCGGGGCGGCGGCGGATTCTCAAGAGGCGGCGGCGGAAGTTACGGTTCCATCCGCAACAGCAGCCGGCCCTCGACGCGGGACGTTTCCCGTCCTTCGCGGGATTACGGCTCACGGCCGTCCACCCGGGACGTGTCCGGTCCGTCCGCCGGCACCCGGGACCGGTCTTCTGACAGAGCGGAGCGCGCCTCCGACCTGACCTCCGATCAGAGAGAGGCTTTGCGAAACCGCGCCGAAAACATGACGCCCGAGCAGCGGCAGGCGCTCCAGGAAAAAGCCTCCAGCCTGACCCCGGACCAGCGCGATGCGCTGCAGAGCCGCGCCGAAAACATGACACCCGAGCAGCGGCAGGCGCTCCAGGAAAAAGCCTCCAACCTGACCCCGGAACAGAAGGAGCAGGTCAAAAGCCGCCTGGAAAGCCTGACCCCGGAGCAGAAGGAGCAGCTCCGGCAGAAATTCGAGGATTCAGGTCTATCCGCGGAGCAGCTGCCGGCGGACCATAAGGACTGGAGCCAGGAGGACTGGCAGGACTGGCGGGACCAGAACCGGGAAGACTGGCAGGACTGGTATGAAGACGAATACCATGACTACTGGGACGACCACTATTACCCGGTCTGGTGGTACGGTTATCCGGTGACAACGATGTCCTACTCCTTCTATCTAGATGATGACCCTCCCTGTTCCCGGACGGTGGTGGTCAACAATGCCGGCGGATACGCCAGCACCTATTACCATTGTGATTCCGTCTGGTACCGTTCCACCTACGCCAGCGGAGAGGTCCGCTACGTGGTCACTTCCCCGCCGCCCGGCGTGGAGCTGGACAACCTGACCGACGCCTACAAGGTGATGGTCAACGGAAAGGAGTACTTCGTCAGCGGTCATGCTTTTTACCAGACGGTCACCCGCGACGGTAAACCGGTCTACGTGCTGGTGGATCCCCCCCTGGGAGCGGAAGTCAAAACCATCCCCCAGTACGCGGTTGAAATCAAGCACCAGGAGCAGAGCTACTACCGCTATGATAAAATCTTCTACCAGCGCCAAGGGGATGTTTTCGTGATCGTGGCCAACCCGGGGGTGTAA
- a CDS encoding response regulator, with amino-acid sequence MSGGKNTNAIHILLVDDEKDFREVLTKRLGRRGIGVRAAANGAEALRLMAESRVDVIVMDVKMPGMDGIETLHGVKADYPETEVILLTGHANTRDGVDGIKAGAYDYLTKPVELEHLILKITQAHDKVRRGNAEKQEAEFRERVRQQMVVSERLAALGTMATGVAHEINNPLAIIQEAAGWMRQILVTPEMRDIPRKGDFEKALDRIHKGVDRAGRITRQLLQAVRTQTAETVDPASLIEVSLKALAEESIALVQTEAAMKNIEIVLESVPPHPIAWSDPYSLLQVLLNLLTNAIQATGRDGRITIRLSSSLEEARIMLQDTGSGISEENLTRIFEPFFTTKGVGQGTGMGLYISWGIISKLGGLIDVASRDGQGATFTITLPVKK; translated from the coding sequence ATGAGCGGCGGCAAAAACACAAATGCAATCCACATCCTGCTGGTCGACGATGAAAAGGATTTCCGGGAAGTTTTGACCAAGCGACTGGGCCGCAGAGGCATAGGCGTCCGGGCGGCCGCAAATGGCGCGGAAGCCCTGCGCCTGATGGCGGAAAGTCGCGTCGACGTTATCGTCATGGACGTCAAAATGCCCGGAATGGACGGTATTGAAACCCTGCACGGTGTCAAAGCGGATTACCCCGAGACGGAGGTGATCCTGCTGACCGGCCACGCCAACACGAGGGACGGCGTCGACGGCATAAAAGCCGGCGCCTATGACTATCTCACCAAGCCCGTCGAACTGGAACACCTGATCCTCAAAATCACCCAGGCCCATGACAAGGTTCGCCGCGGTAACGCGGAAAAACAGGAAGCCGAATTCCGGGAACGCGTCAGGCAGCAGATGGTGGTGTCCGAGCGACTGGCGGCTCTGGGCACCATGGCCACCGGTGTGGCCCATGAAATCAACAATCCGCTGGCCATCATTCAGGAGGCGGCCGGATGGATGCGGCAGATCCTGGTCACGCCGGAGATGCGGGACATTCCCCGCAAGGGCGATTTTGAAAAAGCGCTGGACCGGATTCACAAGGGAGTGGATCGGGCCGGTCGGATCACCCGGCAACTGCTCCAGGCGGTCCGGACCCAGACCGCGGAGACGGTTGATCCGGCCAGCCTGATCGAAGTCAGCCTCAAGGCACTGGCGGAGGAGAGCATCGCGCTGGTTCAAACCGAGGCCGCCATGAAAAACATCGAGATTGTTCTCGAAAGCGTTCCGCCCCACCCCATCGCCTGGAGTGATCCCTATTCCCTGCTGCAGGTACTGCTCAATCTGCTGACCAATGCCATTCAAGCCACCGGCCGGGACGGCCGCATCACCATTCGGCTGAGTTCTTCTCTGGAAGAAGCCAGAATCATGCTTCAGGATACCGGCAGCGGCATATCCGAGGAAAATCTGACCCGGATTTTCGAACCGTTTTTCACCACCAAGGGTGTCGGGCAGGGAACCGGCATGGGACTCTATATCTCCTGGGGCATTATCTCCAAACTCGGCGGCCTGATTGACGTCGCCAGCCGGGATGGTCAGGGCGCCACCTTTACCATTACCCTGCCGGTAAAGAAATAG
- a CDS encoding GTPase/DUF3482 domain-containing protein, which yields MNRPDIPTFAVLGHPNEGKSSVVSTLTEDDSVRISPLPGETRVCRRYPVVIDGRELIRFVDTPGFQQPRKTLEWFSRHEGPADAITADFIAGHRHDADFAHEVELLSPLAEGAGVIFVADGSRPLRRVDVMEMEILRLAGLPRLAVINTKERARGEFMEEWKNEARKHFNSVRVFDAHRATYAERIELLESLRHIDPEWQPALKEVIDAFRQDWRRRIDHTVSTILELMVTSARHAVDAACADESEVPRTRNRLEHQYRADINRLEKEAHQSIRQQFKHHLFDVELPPHSIVNEDLFSKKSWRVLGLSQWQLAAAGAAGGGIVGAKIDLVLGGHSLGAFAALGGLLGGGSAALGAKQAVTSRVRGLPLGRVRVEVGPIKNDQMLYILMDRALIYFSHVSAWAHSRREPPRQPDGENAPVKAGITARWDAFIKKQFGHYFAAARKGDWTALSAARPTVSDILFRTLQEISKGGFERLQIT from the coding sequence ATGAATAGACCGGACATTCCCACCTTTGCCGTGCTGGGACACCCCAACGAAGGAAAATCATCGGTGGTTTCCACCCTGACCGAAGACGATAGCGTCCGCATCAGCCCGTTACCCGGCGAGACCCGCGTCTGCCGCCGCTATCCGGTGGTCATCGACGGCCGCGAACTGATCCGGTTCGTGGACACGCCCGGCTTCCAGCAACCCCGCAAAACCCTGGAATGGTTCTCCCGGCATGAGGGACCGGCCGACGCCATAACGGCCGACTTTATCGCCGGCCACCGCCATGACGCCGATTTCGCCCACGAAGTCGAACTTCTCTCCCCCCTGGCCGAGGGCGCCGGCGTCATCTTCGTGGCCGACGGTTCCCGGCCTCTGCGCCGGGTGGACGTCATGGAAATGGAAATCCTGCGCCTGGCCGGCCTGCCGCGCCTGGCCGTGATCAACACCAAGGAACGGGCCCGCGGCGAATTCATGGAGGAGTGGAAAAACGAAGCCCGGAAGCACTTCAACAGCGTGCGCGTGTTCGACGCCCACCGGGCCACCTACGCCGAGCGGATCGAACTGCTGGAAAGCCTCCGGCACATCGATCCGGAATGGCAGCCCGCCCTCAAGGAGGTCATCGACGCCTTCCGGCAGGACTGGCGGCGCCGCATCGATCACACCGTGTCCACCATCCTGGAACTGATGGTCACTTCGGCCCGGCACGCCGTCGACGCCGCCTGCGCCGACGAATCCGAAGTACCCCGGACCCGGAACCGCCTGGAGCATCAATACCGGGCCGATATCAACCGGCTGGAAAAGGAGGCGCACCAGTCCATCCGGCAACAGTTCAAGCACCATCTGTTTGACGTGGAACTACCGCCCCACTCCATTGTCAATGAAGACCTGTTCTCTAAAAAATCGTGGCGGGTTCTGGGCTTAAGCCAGTGGCAACTGGCCGCCGCCGGAGCGGCCGGCGGCGGGATCGTGGGCGCGAAAATCGACCTGGTCCTGGGCGGACACAGCCTGGGCGCCTTTGCCGCGCTGGGCGGCTTGCTGGGCGGCGGGTCGGCGGCCCTGGGCGCGAAGCAGGCCGTCACTTCCCGGGTCAGGGGGTTGCCTCTTGGCCGCGTACGGGTAGAGGTGGGACCCATTAAAAACGACCAGATGCTGTATATCCTGATGGACCGGGCCCTGATCTATTTTTCCCATGTCAGCGCCTGGGCCCACAGCCGGCGGGAGCCGCCCCGGCAGCCGGACGGAGAAAACGCGCCGGTTAAAGCCGGTATCACCGCCCGCTGGGACGCCTTCATCAAGAAACAGTTCGGTCACTATTTTGCCGCCGCCCGGAAAGGCGACTGGACCGCCCTTTCCGCGGCCCGGCCGACCGTGTCGGATATTTTATTCCGGACCCTCCAGGAAATTTCCAAGGGAGGGTTTGAACGATTACAGATAACCTGA
- a CDS encoding DUF2959 domain-containing protein: MKGLRWLAFCLVFPGLTGCSTMYYGAMEKVGIHKRDIMVDRVEEARDTQNEAKEQFLTAMEQFKSVVNFKGGDLEKEYNRFNATLQKTEAEANAVRDRIRAVEDVSEALFDEWQSEIDQYNSDSLRKASKQKYDLTRKKYAKLIEAMKKAEAKLEPALVPLRDQVLFMKHNLNARAIAGLSTEVVAIQTNVDQLVRDMEGAIAQADSFIASLKEE, encoded by the coding sequence ATGAAAGGATTACGGTGGCTGGCGTTCTGCCTGGTCTTCCCCGGGCTTACGGGCTGCAGCACCATGTATTACGGCGCCATGGAAAAAGTCGGCATCCATAAACGCGACATCATGGTGGACCGGGTCGAAGAGGCCCGTGACACCCAGAACGAAGCCAAGGAGCAGTTTCTGACGGCCATGGAGCAATTCAAAAGCGTGGTCAACTTTAAGGGAGGCGATCTGGAAAAGGAATACAACCGTTTCAACGCCACCCTGCAAAAGACCGAAGCCGAGGCAAACGCCGTGCGCGACCGCATCCGTGCCGTCGAGGACGTTTCCGAGGCCCTGTTTGATGAATGGCAGTCCGAGATCGATCAGTACAACAGCGACAGTCTCCGCAAGGCCAGTAAACAGAAGTATGACCTGACCCGGAAAAAATACGCCAAACTCATTGAGGCCATGAAAAAGGCCGAAGCCAAGCTGGAGCCGGCCCTGGTCCCCCTGCGGGACCAGGTGCTGTTCATGAAGCACAACTTAAACGCCCGCGCCATCGCCGGTCTGAGCACCGAAGTGGTCGCCATTCAGACCAATGTCGATCAACTGGTCCGCGACATGGAGGGCGCCATCGCCCAGGCCGATTCGTTCATCGCCTCGCTCAAGGAGGAATAA
- a CDS encoding DUF2092 domain-containing protein: MKKLIPLALFLTGLWLCLTQTAFAADTPSPRKPPEAQTAPTTTDDDNRDPAALAELKRATDFLTGLKRFHVRSAIAYDVVQQDGRLLQFERNGDIYIQRPDRFFADVNFDDGRRRQYWYDGKTMSLAEHSKKVHTQVKAPPTIDATLDMLEKLLKEPQPLADLFYSDLSPLERLALKADVVGDSMVNGRPCTHLSFCGKAVDWQLWVEKGATPFIRKLVITYREEPGMPQSVALLDTWETPGRFADDLFRVNVPAGFQWIDVLVPAPLEKEGGQP; the protein is encoded by the coding sequence ATGAAAAAACTCATACCCCTGGCCCTGTTCCTGACGGGTCTGTGGCTCTGCCTTACGCAAACGGCGTTCGCGGCCGATACGCCGTCACCGCGGAAACCGCCTGAGGCTCAAACCGCCCCAACCACGACCGACGACGATAACCGCGACCCGGCCGCCCTGGCCGAACTGAAGCGGGCCACGGATTTTCTGACCGGCCTGAAACGGTTCCATGTCCGCTCTGCCATTGCTTATGACGTGGTCCAGCAAGACGGCCGCCTACTGCAGTTTGAAAGGAACGGCGACATCTACATTCAGCGCCCGGACCGGTTCTTTGCCGATGTCAATTTTGATGACGGCCGCAGGCGCCAGTACTGGTATGACGGCAAGACGATGAGCCTGGCCGAGCATTCCAAAAAAGTGCACACCCAGGTCAAGGCGCCGCCCACCATCGACGCCACCCTTGACATGCTGGAGAAACTGTTAAAGGAACCCCAGCCCCTGGCCGATCTCTTTTACAGCGACCTCAGCCCCCTCGAACGCCTGGCCCTCAAGGCCGACGTGGTCGGCGACAGCATGGTGAACGGCCGGCCATGCACCCACCTCTCCTTCTGCGGGAAGGCGGTGGACTGGCAGCTCTGGGTGGAAAAGGGCGCGACGCCTTTCATCCGGAAACTGGTCATCACCTACCGGGAAGAACCGGGCATGCCCCAGTCGGTGGCGCTTCTGGACACCTGGGAGACGCCCGGCCGATTTGCCGATGACCTCTTCAGGGTCAATGTGCCGGCCGGTTTCCAGTGGATCGACGTACTGGTCCCGGCGCCGCTGGAAAAGGAAGGGGGGCAGCCATGA
- a CDS encoding DUF2868 domain-containing protein, which yields MSTLWRISDLIDLDFFLRQAPEEMDGAGKPDTASDRDIFLGYAKAHTPPFKRRDLIRYWLDEKRAGLPKDRPLPGEIYRETMALMRILAAAAAFALGAVLAWSVLSYSGAMPINIFTCLWILVAPQLLLLGLLGISSLLSRLGVKGGFMGLYPAAALLFRRLAIRIGKAGDNVLTAETRLRFSALFNLADLRRTIYGPVFFWPFFLLAQLTGIWFNLGILAAVGLKLAITDLAFGWQSTLFVDPATIHRLLGFFSLPWSWAVASAHPALSQIEGSRMILKEGMVHLATPDLVSWWPFLIYAILCYGLIPRGLLLAWGVREQRRALLSVSFSTGQCDRLIQRLQTPRLRTAGEEMPEDPVGEKQNFSANPSSAADGPLTGPMGPAIALVPGEIDAFFTDPALKERLSSRLGLNLAGRLPLTQDTAVDSQSLRDLLSRQPLPPDDLRLVILTEAWQPPLKETVSWLAGLRQAVGPATGMIIGLVGKPGSNGRFTGPAPVDRTIWERATAGLNDPFLRIESLGGGHE from the coding sequence GTGTCGACCCTTTGGCGGATAAGCGACCTGATCGATCTGGATTTTTTTCTGCGTCAGGCGCCGGAAGAGATGGACGGTGCCGGGAAGCCGGACACCGCTTCCGACCGGGACATTTTCCTGGGCTACGCCAAAGCCCACACGCCGCCTTTTAAACGCCGGGACCTGATCCGTTACTGGCTGGATGAAAAGCGGGCCGGCCTGCCGAAAGACCGGCCCCTGCCCGGTGAGATTTACCGGGAGACCATGGCCCTGATGCGGATCCTGGCGGCAGCCGCCGCCTTTGCCCTGGGCGCGGTCCTGGCCTGGTCGGTCCTGTCCTACAGCGGCGCCATGCCCATCAACATCTTCACCTGCCTCTGGATCCTGGTGGCGCCCCAGTTGCTGCTGCTGGGCCTGCTGGGAATATCGTCCCTGCTGTCCCGCCTGGGGGTAAAGGGCGGCTTCATGGGGTTGTACCCGGCCGCCGCCCTGCTCTTCCGGCGCCTGGCCATTCGGATTGGGAAGGCCGGGGACAATGTTCTGACGGCGGAAACCCGCCTGCGGTTCAGCGCCCTTTTCAATCTGGCCGATCTCCGCCGGACGATCTACGGCCCGGTCTTCTTCTGGCCCTTCTTCCTCCTGGCGCAACTGACCGGTATCTGGTTCAACCTGGGAATTCTGGCCGCCGTCGGTCTCAAGCTGGCCATCACCGATCTGGCCTTCGGCTGGCAGTCGACCCTCTTCGTCGATCCGGCAACGATCCATCGCCTGCTGGGCTTCTTTTCCCTGCCCTGGTCCTGGGCCGTGGCGTCCGCTCACCCGGCCCTGTCCCAGATCGAGGGCAGCCGGATGATTTTAAAGGAAGGCATGGTTCATCTGGCCACGCCGGACCTGGTTTCGTGGTGGCCGTTTCTGATCTATGCGATCCTGTGTTACGGGCTGATTCCCCGCGGGTTGCTGCTGGCCTGGGGCGTCCGGGAGCAGCGCCGGGCGCTCCTGTCCGTCAGTTTTTCCACCGGCCAGTGCGACCGTCTGATCCAGCGCCTTCAAACTCCCCGCCTGCGGACCGCGGGGGAGGAAATGCCGGAAGATCCGGTCGGCGAAAAACAAAACTTCTCCGCTAACCCGTCAAGCGCAGCCGACGGGCCCCTCACCGGTCCCATGGGTCCGGCCATTGCCCTTGTCCCCGGAGAGATCGACGCTTTCTTTACCGATCCGGCGCTGAAAGAAAGACTCTCCTCCCGGCTGGGGCTGAATCTGGCCGGCCGCCTGCCCCTGACCCAGGACACGGCCGTCGACAGCCAGTCTCTGCGTGATCTTCTTTCCCGGCAACCGCTGCCGCCCGACGATCTGCGTCTGGTGATCCTGACCGAAGCCTGGCAGCCTCCCCTGAAAGAGACCGTTTCCTGGCTGGCCGGATTGCGGCAGGCGGTCGGACCGGCAACAGGAATGATTATCGGCCTGGTGGGAAAACCCGGGTCCAACGGCCGATTTACCGGGCCGGCCCCAGTGGACCGTACGATCTGGGAACGGGCAACGGCCGGTCTGAACGATCCGTTTCTGCGGATCGAATCCCTGGGAGGCGGCCATGAATAG
- a CDS encoding glucosidase, translating to MKKTAEQIRLDEARLGKTSWKRWGPYLSERQWGTVREDYSENGDAWNYFTHDQARSRAYRWGEDGLAGISDDRQLLCFSLALWNGQDPILKERLFGLTNSEGNHGEDVKEYYYYLDSTPTHSYMKYLYKYPQRAYPYDGLVKTNRSRGRLDMEYELIDTGVFDDDRYFDVFVEYAKAAPDDILIRITACNRGPEAAILHVLPTIWFRNTWSWGDNSPRPLLRRTKAGVISATHPEMGDLCLYCEAAGDLLFTENETNTARMVHVPNRTPYVKDGINNFMVHGIREAVNPDQAGTKASAYYPLTIPGGKETVVRLRLTAGTAAKPFADFDAVMSARRSEADDFYASVIPSSLDADAAGVMRQALAGMLWSKQFYYYDVDRWLEERGAGLFKPKKGTAHRNEQWNHLYNADIISMPDKWEYPWYAAWDLAFHVLSLSLVDCDFGKQQLNLMLRNNYLHPSGQIPAYEWNFSDVNPPVHAWSTIFSYRLEQAQKGKGDLDWLENSFHKLLLNFTWWVNRKDRSGSNAFEGGFLGLDNIGVFDRSAPLPTGGYLEQADGTAWMALFCQNMFEIAAELSVHKPAFADLSLKFAEHFVWIANALAHAGEGMGMWDEEDGFFYDLLRLPDGGSQRLKVRSMVGLLPFCAATAMDGKFADRFPEAGRRFEKFLEARPELRAFIHDPFKRGQEGRRMASVLNETKLRRVLEKMLDENEFLSPYGIRSLSRFHDQNPYVFRAGGQDYKVSYLPAESDTGMFGGNSNWRGPIWMPVNGLIIRALLQYYAYYGNDLTVECPTGSGRLMNLYQVAEEISRRLAAIFLKDADGRRPVNGGQKKVHEDPHWSDHIQFYEYFHGDNGAGLGASHQTGWTGIIARIMHLFATSTFEQVLRQGKIAAFMEKKPEGKIPAGGKKPPRAAAKTRGKTVAGKPKSRKA from the coding sequence ATGAAGAAGACAGCGGAGCAGATCAGGCTCGACGAAGCGCGTCTGGGGAAAACCTCATGGAAAAGATGGGGGCCTTACCTGTCCGAGCGGCAGTGGGGCACGGTGCGCGAAGATTACAGTGAGAACGGAGACGCCTGGAACTATTTCACCCACGACCAGGCCCGGTCCCGGGCTTACCGCTGGGGCGAGGACGGTCTGGCCGGCATCTCCGACGACCGGCAGCTGCTCTGTTTCAGCCTGGCCCTGTGGAACGGCCAGGACCCCATTCTCAAGGAAAGGCTGTTCGGGCTCACCAACAGCGAGGGAAACCACGGCGAGGACGTCAAGGAATACTATTACTACCTGGACAGCACGCCGACCCACTCCTACATGAAATACCTCTACAAGTACCCCCAGCGGGCCTACCCTTACGACGGGCTGGTGAAAACCAACCGTTCCCGCGGCCGCCTGGATATGGAGTACGAACTCATCGACACGGGCGTCTTTGACGACGACCGGTATTTCGACGTGTTTGTGGAATACGCCAAAGCCGCGCCCGACGATATCCTGATCCGGATTACCGCCTGCAACCGGGGGCCGGAGGCGGCCATTCTCCATGTGCTGCCGACGATCTGGTTCCGCAACACCTGGTCCTGGGGCGACAACAGTCCCCGCCCCCTGCTCCGGCGGACGAAAGCCGGCGTCATCTCCGCCACTCATCCCGAAATGGGGGATCTGTGCCTCTACTGCGAAGCCGCCGGCGACCTGCTTTTCACGGAGAATGAAACCAACACCGCCCGCATGGTGCATGTTCCCAACCGCACCCCCTACGTCAAGGACGGCATCAACAACTTCATGGTCCACGGCATCCGGGAAGCGGTTAACCCGGATCAGGCCGGCACCAAGGCCTCCGCCTATTATCCGCTGACCATCCCCGGCGGAAAAGAAACCGTCGTCCGCCTGCGCCTCACCGCCGGGACCGCCGCCAAACCCTTTGCCGACTTTGACGCGGTCATGTCCGCCCGCCGCAGCGAAGCGGACGATTTCTACGCATCGGTCATCCCATCCTCCCTGGACGCCGACGCGGCCGGCGTCATGCGCCAGGCCCTGGCCGGCATGCTGTGGTCCAAGCAGTTTTACTATTATGACGTCGACCGCTGGCTGGAAGAGCGCGGGGCCGGCCTGTTCAAACCGAAAAAGGGCACCGCCCACCGCAACGAACAGTGGAACCACCTCTACAACGCCGATATCATCTCCATGCCGGACAAGTGGGAATACCCCTGGTACGCGGCCTGGGACCTGGCCTTTCACGTTCTGTCCCTGAGCCTGGTGGACTGCGATTTCGGAAAGCAGCAGCTGAACCTGATGCTGCGGAACAATTATCTTCATCCCAGCGGACAGATTCCCGCCTATGAATGGAACTTCAGCGACGTCAACCCGCCGGTGCACGCCTGGTCCACCATCTTTTCCTACCGCCTGGAGCAGGCGCAGAAGGGCAAGGGGGACCTGGACTGGCTGGAAAACTCCTTTCACAAGCTGCTGCTGAACTTTACCTGGTGGGTCAACCGCAAGGACCGCTCGGGCAGCAACGCCTTCGAGGGCGGGTTCCTGGGCCTGGACAACATCGGGGTCTTTGACCGCAGCGCGCCCCTGCCCACGGGCGGTTACCTGGAACAGGCCGACGGCACCGCCTGGATGGCCCTCTTCTGTCAGAACATGTTTGAAATCGCCGCGGAACTGTCCGTCCATAAGCCGGCTTTCGCGGACTTGAGCCTCAAGTTCGCCGAGCATTTCGTCTGGATCGCCAACGCCCTGGCCCATGCCGGGGAAGGCATGGGCATGTGGGATGAAGAGGACGGGTTCTTTTACGACCTGCTGCGGCTGCCGGACGGCGGTTCCCAGCGGCTGAAAGTGCGTTCCATGGTGGGCCTGCTGCCGTTCTGCGCGGCCACCGCCATGGACGGGAAATTTGCCGACCGATTCCCGGAAGCCGGCCGGCGTTTTGAAAAATTCCTGGAAGCGCGGCCGGAATTGAGGGCCTTCATCCATGATCCCTTCAAGCGCGGACAGGAAGGCCGGCGGATGGCTTCGGTATTGAACGAAACCAAGCTGCGACGAGTGCTGGAGAAGATGCTCGATGAGAACGAATTCCTGAGCCCCTACGGCATCCGTTCCCTGTCCCGTTTTCACGACCAGAATCCCTACGTGTTCCGCGCCGGCGGCCAGGATTACAAGGTCTCCTACCTGCCGGCGGAATCGGACACCGGCATGTTCGGCGGCAACTCCAACTGGCGCGGCCCCATCTGGATGCCGGTCAACGGCCTGATCATCCGGGCGCTGCTGCAATACTACGCTTACTATGGCAATGACCTTACCGTGGAATGCCCCACCGGGTCCGGGCGGCTGATGAACCTTTACCAGGTGGCCGAAGAGATTTCCAGGCGCCTGGCGGCGATATTCCTGAAGGACGCCGACGGCCGGCGGCCGGTCAACGGGGGACAGAAAAAAGTCCATGAGGATCCCCACTGGAGCGATCACATCCAGTTTTACGAGTACTTCCACGGGGACAACGGGGCGGGTCTGGGCGCCAGCCACCAGACCGGCTGGACCGGCATCATCGCCCGCATCATGCACCTGTTCGCCACCAGCACCTTTGAACAGGTGCTCCGGCAAGGCAAGATAGCCGCTTTTATGGAAAAAAAACCGGAAGGGAAAATTCCGGCCGGTGGGAAGAAGCCGCCCCGGGCCGCGGCAAAGACCCGGGGGAAGACCGTCGCCGGGAAGCCGAAAAGCAGGAAGGCATGA